CGCATACTCACTCATCAGACTTCTACTAACATTCGCTCAAATACTGGCACTTTCATCTCAGTTCATTCAGTGGGTGTCTACATCTCTGACTCAATGCAACACATCCTAATTACATCATATGTCTTTCTACACATTGTACATAAACGTTACCAATATTAACTGTGCAGTGCTACGGGTTAAGAATATAGACTCAACGTAATGGCAGTGAGTTTGGATGAGTAGTCGTTTAAATCAAACTAATTAGCTCAAATATCAGCACTGAAATCCCAGCACTGGAAATATAGGAACACAGTCTTGAACTTGTGCACAGGTGTTCCATTAATGCCAGGCATGGTCGTATTCTCTGCTTCACTGGCTTCATTATTCTGTGCAAACTGAAGAAAATATTTCCAGAAGTGTCACCGACAATATCAATTTTTAGATTTCAGCCTGTCTCACTGCCATGTCAAGTGTTCAAAATTACCAAATTTCTGGACAAAATCAAATTTTTCAGGTCTTCGGATGCGTCCGACATACGTTTTGAACCAGATcctatattaattatatttggggtttctgaagattttttttgtttcgtaTGGGATCATTTCTGCCAAAAAGataaaggaagaaaaaggaagTTCTAACTCTTAAAATGTGGCTACACCTCCTTCATAAGGACTGACagacactgaggccacacctccttcactaggacagacacgaggccacacctccttcattaggactgacaggccctgaggccacacctccttcactaggactgagCCGCTAAgtccacacctccttcactaggacagacactgaggccacacctccttcactaggacagacacgaggccacacctccttcattaggactgacagacactgaggccacaccttcacTAGGACTGAGCCGCTAAgtccacacctccttcactaggacagacactgaggccacacctccttcactaggacagacacgaggccacacctccttcattaggactgAGCCActaaggccacacctccttcacgaGGACagacactgaggccacacctctttcactaggactgacactgaagccacacctccttcattaggactgacagacactgaggccacacctccttcagtacAACTGACAGGCCctaaggccacacctccttcataaGGACTTACagacactgaggccacacctccttcactaggacagacacgaggccacacctccttcattaggactgacaggccctgaggccacacctccttcactaggactgagCCGCTAAgtccacacctccttcactaggacagacactgaggccacacctccttcactaggacagacacgaggccacacctccttcattaggactgAGCCGCtaaagccacacctccttcacgaGGACagacactgaggccacacctctttcactaggactgacactgaagccacacctccttcattaggactgacagacactgaggccacacctccttcagtacAACTGACAGGCCctaaggccacacctccttcataaggactgacagacactgaggccacacctccttcactaggacagacacgaggccacacctccttcattaggactgacaggccctgaggccacacctccttcactaggactgagCCGttaaggccacacctccttcacgaGGACagacactgaggccacacctctttcactaggactgacactgaagccacacctccttcactaggactgacagacactgaggccacacctccttcagtatAACAGACAGGCACTGAATTACAAAGGCCTTGGAGGGCTTTCATAATCAAACTAAGATCTGGAAATCTGCGGTGAAGTTAGTAACACTGGCAGTAACTGTGTGTACGAGTTCCTTTGCTCATGTTGAATTCGTTGTCttgatcattttattaaaacaaattaacacACTTATTTTTCACTCTCACTtcaacactcattcattcataactGGCTGTAGCACCCTAATACTTGATACAGAACATAAACTTTAATATTCACGCATATTATTTCAGGCATTACGATCTTCACATTACACTCCTGTTCCAAAATTAGTTCTAAAGAGGGTCTGGACCGACACATTATTGCTGCACATGTATGACACTTGAACGTGTCACATGACTCTAGTGTCCCAAATGATGCTCATCATGTAGCATGCTAAAGTTTAGCCAACTCTTTTTGTCTCgcccttttgttgttttttctccacAGTGGACAGATATTCAGCTCGCCATACAACAGATTCACAAAACAGCCATTGAAATGGGTCGCATTAACTGCTCGTGAATGCAGCCTTGTCACGTTGTGCTGCAGGCTGAACAGAAGAGTCACTGATCTCATTAGAACTATAACCTCAAAGTTTAAAACCTTATGAGTGCACGATTTGGTTGAAAGGAAACTATCGCAGATTATAAACAGTCATAAACCTTTGAAATGAATCTGACTTCAACAgcaaaatctttttttcccctcctcagCACTGCCAGAGCACATGACCAGCCCAACcttttgtctgcctctctctcgctctctctctctataatcACATGCTGGTCACATCAGCAGCAGTATAAAGACGACGAGCTCGGACAATGCCTGCCTTGCTGAGCTCCACTCAGTGAATCAGCAGGTCTTACTCATGCTGTAAAACATCCTCACGCTACACACTCCACTCCGAGcaggtttaaataaaataaagtaaaaaagcaatttcaaaagcaaaaaaaaaaaaactgaaccaGTATATAAATCGTTTGCGGATTGTGCTGTACCAGTATGAAAGAGCTGTTAAGATATACATCTaactttttatgtatttaatgatGGATTtacactcaccagcctctttattaggaacacctcaACCCCTGCACGTTCATACAATGCACACAGATACAGTCCAAGACATTCGGATAATGTTCACAGTGGAACAAACGTCACCTCAGTGACTGACTGCGGCATGGTTGCTGGTGCCAAACGGGCcggtttgagcatttcagaaaaAGGCTGATcgtctgggattttcacacacacacacacacacacacacacaacagtctgtaaagtttacacaaacacaaaaaaaaaacccatccaaCGAACAGCAGTTCCACAGGTGGaacttgttgatgagagaagtcagaggacAACAGGCAGcgtggtttgagctgacaggaaagctacagtaactcaaataaccactcctTACACCtgaggtgagcagaaaagcatctacAAGAAATGCATATTTTCAATCCTGAGCGGGATGGCCTAAACAAGAGAAGACTACATTgggttaaatggtaaatggtgcacttatatagcgcttttatccaaagcgctttacactggttctcattcacccattcacacatacactcacacaccaatggtagcagagctgccatgcaaggtgctaacttgccatcgggagcaacttggggttcagtggcttacccaaggacacttcggcatgtggattGATGTGGGCCAGGACTCGAACcaccgaccctacgattagtggacaacgcgctctaccaactgagccacagccgagAACTTGAACGGGTTCCACTTGAACAGGAATTCAGAGGCGTTACGTGGTTTTGTAAACACCTGCTTTATATCTACAATATCGCATTTTAATGCACGCTCCGTTGCAAATACAGTAAACAGTGTTGCAGTATTTTAAACAAAACGTGCCTGACAACAATCACAAATAACGATTTAGACCGGGCCGACGTGTACACTTCGATATCGcaattaaatgaatcatttcaaaTGAGTAAAATAGAGTTATTTATAGATCcgagtgtgtaagtgtttccCAAATGGCACAGCAGGAAAGTGTTTGCTTCTTCGGGATTCGTGATATTAAAAATTTTATAAgataagagagacagagagtttgtgtgtgtgtatacctgtacGTGTTTTAGCGCGGGGCAGTgtagcagcagtgtgtgtgtcatcatcCAGCAGCTCTTCCTCGTTCTGAATGAGCGTCAGATCCTGCAGACTGAAACTGCGCAGCTTCTCCGACAACACACCCTGACCctgtacaacacacactgtcacacaacTACGCACACTCTTACGTGATAGTCAGCTTTACTTTGGCCAATAGTTGACAGGTACCTTAGTGTGTcaggactcgtacacaactataaACACACCAAGACTTTATATGTGTTAAGCACAAACCCCACCCACCCTCTCcactccacatacacacacacacacacacacactattgcaCTCTCCGATACCACAGTGTGCTCTTCCTCACCTTGGCGGCTGCAGTCACTGCTGCTGTGGCTGCAATATTCAACCCCCTCTTCCCAAAGCGCATCATCGTCTCATAGCTGCGGTCCTTTGCCTGGGCGATATACTCATCAATctcctacaacacacacacacacacacacagttgtgagCAACCTGGAAGTGCATGGCGAACAGATCAGCTAAGGTGTGAGGAGCGAGACCTTTTCTTTGTTGGACAGCGTGGGGTGCACAAACTTGCGGTACAGGACGCTGGAGCCCTTCGTGTATGGTGACAGCAGCCAGATGACAAAAGCGATCTTCAGCTCGAAATAAAAAGGAAACCTGAGGAAGCATCAAATATGAGCATCACAGACGAATACAGACAATACCGAGCAGATGCCTTCACTGCAAACGTATCTTCTACCATCACTGCGTCTGTGTGAAGGCCACTGACCAGGACAGGAGCATATCCGTGATCGTCTCCGCCGTGGTAAAGAGCGCAAACACTATCCAGTACATCATCCATTTGACCTGGtggacacacacaaatacacaactgCATCATACAAGGCAGAGTACAAATCACAAAATCATGTACAAATCACCTGCAGCAAGTCGTAGTTGACGTGCAGTAAAGGTCTGACGTATACACCGGGGACGAGCGGGGACACACAGATGCACGCTGATAGCGTGATCATATCGTGCAAATCGGTCCGTTTGGTGCTTTTTCCCTTTTGTTGTGGTTCGTTTGTACAGGTATTTAAACACCGTACTGAAGTGTGGACTACAACCACCAGTCCAAGAGCGTCTCAGCGGTTTGGTCTCGGTCCAGTTCCAAACAGACTTTAGTGGAAAAGAGATTTAACTCCGAATCAGTCCCgctaaacaaaacaattatGTATTTAGCGCCGGATCCATGCTCTACACACTTAGTAAAAGTTTAGCGTTTTCCATAGTCGTACACTACGGGTCAGAAGTTTGTGGACGCGCGACTGAACTGTTTCTCACGATctcaaaaaccttttgatctgattaaatgtttgtgtgattaaatggttgaaatcggtgttgtagagaAAAATACAAATCGTGCCaacatgttcatttctttcattagagaactaacattttatttacaaaaaaatatttatttaaacggacgactcggaacgaaatattccgaaaagcagccgataagcgtccagcgtcggtgtgaactcctttaatactgtttctAAAGCGTCTCAGGttaaattcctcaagaaatcgggtgagaaaacgccaagaatacattacTAGAAATTCTAGACAAACATACGGCACCTACTATGAAGATgctaaaaatattaaattattttgatttatttgggattttttatcCCTACATAACTCCTATAGTTctatttgtgttactccagaggtttgatgactttattattattctaaaaagGGGGGGGCAGAGTTTTCATTTACGCTTTCAAAGTTTACATTCGCCATCCTAGCACAAACCTGTCTCGTGGGCGAGGCTTAATggtgatttactctcattggctagtgagatttgcaTGCACcgctccctgaccaggaagtagagaGTTCAGTGTCGTGAAGTTTGGAAAGTgttctggatgcggttctctgtatagttatagtgtttttACCTTGTAGtggaaattaattaattaattagtcaAAAATATTAGTTTGTGATTAATGTTCTAATCATACGACTATTTTTTCGAGATTATCTCTCAGGAACGGCACGGAGCAGCggcatcatcctcctcctcctcctcctcctcagttgGACGCTCAAGCTGCCGAtgcaaatctcactagccaatgagagtaaatcactattaagccccgcccacacgagaggtttgtgccagaatggagAACGTAAACTAAAACTCTGGCAGTGCATTCATAAACGAAGTTTAGAGAACAGTTAAAGAATGCTCTtcatttgaagaccatgttacattattgttttcagtttttcttctttctcgttgtatatttttgttcgtttcttgGAAAGTTAAGTTcgatacttttggcacaaaggTAATTCCAAGATTTGGCTCTGATTCAGACTCAGCAAATGGACTAATCGATGTGATAGAACCACAAACACTTCTAATCATTAAACTGTCTCACAAGAAATGCTCATGTTATGACTTACAGCCACacaatttgttcattttcatcaCCAGATCATCTCTTCCCATACTGTTAGTTTCAACAATCACTGAATATGCTTTTTAGTGTTTGACAAATCACAGGCATGCCAGACGAGTGCGTCTGGGGAATGGATCATGATCCAACAAAGGGAAATTTTGATCACTGTTAACACACCGCAAGCCC
The window above is part of the Ictalurus punctatus breed USDA103 chromosome 8, Coco_2.0, whole genome shotgun sequence genome. Proteins encoded here:
- the reep2 gene encoding receptor expression-enhancing protein 2, whose amino-acid sequence is MVSWIISRMVVLAFGTLYPAYSSYKAVKTKNVKEYVKWMMYWIVFALFTTAETITDMLLSWFPFYFELKIAFVIWLLSPYTKGSSVLYRKFVHPTLSNKEKEIDEYIAQAKDRSYETMMRFGKRGLNIAATAAVTAAAKGQGVLSEKLRSFSLQDLTLIQNEEELLDDDTHTAATLPRAKTRTVRATVIPADSESQLGSRSDADQSDSRVEHSDEDIADKVPKRTASMRAAKKLTTAKTETVKVVKKQPKKKSTTSNNAETPP